One Lepidochelys kempii isolate rLepKem1 unplaced genomic scaffold, rLepKem1.hap2 scaffold_83, whole genome shotgun sequence genomic region harbors:
- the LOC140904829 gene encoding phospholipase A2 inhibitor and Ly6/PLAUR domain-containing protein-like, producing MWVALPLCLLSALLATEGSLSYTAKSCLEPKNCEPGPFSVTYAHNVTVRANIACCDTDGCNAGAIPVPTVSSIPNGRQCPSCFTLWTGSCKDNEPLACTGAEDHCVEESGIFQLAGITLRRAAVGCASPGACVKRAGEKKYARGALEWLFQAKCYPVPRAGGGIGKP from the exons ATGTGGGTtgctctgcccctctgcctgctgtccgctctcctggccacag AGGGATCCTTGTCCTACACGGCTAAATCGTGCCTAGAGCCCAAGAACTGTGAGCCTGGTCCCTTCTCGGTCACCTACGCGCACAATGTCACTGTGCGGGCGAACATCGCCTGCTGTGACACCGACGGCTGCAATgccggggccatcccag tgccaacTGTGAGCTCCATCCCGAACGGCCGGCAGTGCCCATCGTGCTTCACACTGTGGACAGGAAGCTGTAAGGACAACGAGCCCTTGGCTTGCACTGGTGCCGAGGACCATTGTGTTGAGGAATCTGGGATATTTCAACTGG CTGGCATCACCCTGAGGAGGGCTGCGGTTGGATGTGCCTCCCCTGGCGCCTGTGTGAAGAGAGCGGGAGAGAAGAAATACGCCCGGGGCGCGCTGGAGTGGCTCTTCCAGGCCAAGTGCTACCCAGTTCCCAGGGCCGGGGGAGGCAtcgggaagccctga